The following nucleotide sequence is from Ornithodoros turicata isolate Travis chromosome 2, ASM3712646v1, whole genome shotgun sequence.
AGACTGCCATGAGTGAAACAGACCACAATTCTCTCCGATCAGTCCATCTGTGTCCTCCGCATTTAGGTCTGCGCTTTCGCCTGATCTTCGTTCATGACATGCCCCTttgttctttcctttttgtttattAATATCTTAATTTATTAATGCTTTGACTGTCTTCCGTGAGTTTTTGAATGCTGTTTGTGtgttctgctttgttagttccttccttaTTGCTGTCTCACAGACTTTGGAGAAGCCGGTAAAGTCTGCTTTatattgagctttatgctgttaagaacaagaCTGCGTCAAACtaaaaagaaagcctcgttacATTCCCAGCCGCGGTAACATTTCtttaaaagaaaatacaaaaataccgcacatggcacctttggcACGACATATAGCACGCGTGTGTCCACTTGCAGCCATTGGAAATTAGCGGGAAAAGCTGTTGCACGCGCTTTTAAAAACGCAGTACAGGGCCTCCCCAAACGACgctgctattccagtaaacaggcagaaaaacTAACCCACGAAAGGTACCGCCGCACCAAAAACACGCAACgaaatcgtgttccctagtctcggggttgtACATTGCAACAACTTAGTGGCCGCATAAgagtcatgacttatctgtaCGGTCCCTCATAAAAAAGTCGCATGCCCTCACCTGTGAGGTTCTTCATGGAAGCCTTCAGGAAGCGGTCCGTAGCTTCATATCCACTGTCTTCTTCAAGTTGAGATACTGAGCTGTGATTTCCCACCTGGGTGGTCACAACATTCCCACCTTCTGTTTGTGATTCAGCCACATTCATATCAACAAATACGTTATCATGAGGAGGTTCTGGTTCTCGTGGTGGGATTTGACTTGAGTACTGAAAACTTTCGTAATCCTCCTGGCTGTTACTGTCCCTGTTCAACACAAAAGGCATTAGCCTGATGAGGTGCCTGGAACCAATACAgtgtgcgataactgagatattgccactacgagcatacagcaaatcacaatcacgtaaataaaatacacaattgtaTACCAAGCTGCGCACAtattcacacacacacgcgcgcgcacacacacacacacaaacaaacaaaacataacagagtggcctgtgtctaataagacttcaacaagcctttgtgtaactctgttttgaaactggacacaggaaggccatttccaatcagctgaccAAATTTGTTCGGAAAAGTCGGAATGAGAAAGGGTGTCTCCTGACTtccgtagttggtccgtagcagtggaacttTGTAAGGGGGCACAGtgatggatttcataccgtaatggcaaatGTTTGGGATGGCGTTacaagatcctgaatttgcaatgcgattttgtgtaaatgtctacTGTGTACTGTAAGTatttgcatgtcttgaaggagaTGAAGGGCGTGTGcactgtagacatggttgtcgtacgCCAGGCTATCTTTTTTtggtgcactgcaattttatcgtagttgccctctgtggtgtttccccagattagacaacaatagtacagcttggggtaaacaaaggatttcaactgggttggtttagaatccagaaccctcCTTTACTATGTGAAGAATGCTACATATtacaaggaaaacaaataaaacttgtacctgatccctgccttgtatttccaacatttggtccacgtttccacatcttgtccaaagaagtcatgaactacatttgCGCACAttgctgtgacaattaaaatgttacaccTAAATGCAGAATatacagcttcattttacgtactgtgagTGTTGTTTACTGCATCGGCATGGCTGCATACTGAACAACACATGGAAATGATCGTTTGATTTCGTGCATAAATTTCAATTGGCTTCCATCCTTatctttctttgttgcgtaaatgatctcctaacatctgcatgccacaacgtaattcccACAAGCAGAGTAATCACTGCAAAAATTAtgcagaagacactaacctcgtcacgtccagatgcaacagtcttggaaggtAGATTCAAGGAaggcactgcggactgctgtaggtgGTTCTGTGTACTCCAGCCCAGTTGTTGCTCAACTGACGGGTCcctctcatagtctgcattttTCAAATGCGTATCGCATGGAACTGAGTGCCTGCCGAGacatctcgctttgacgacacaaccgaggggCATGTCAAATAAAGTCTAAcagtgtacctcgataaattggtcagTTGTTCCAAAAgctatataaaaaagaaaacttggaaatacacacactacactaacTCTGTGAAAccgcgcgctggatcccgaaagtcgccGTAGCTTGTTCCGCTTTCCACgaaagtcgctaattggattatcgcagttataaaacaggacGCAGACGTCGAAGTatgtacatactttttatttcccagacattgtgacaacagtatattggcgtAGAAAGGTTGGTTCTTGCAGAAAGTTTTTGTTGTAGTGCTATAtaacgtgacggcattctgcgcgttGATTGCatgggcgtttgacgtcatcccagtgggatggccagatgagttttctatatatgcgtactttttcttggtttgacgctaggtgtgccagcgtcggagtgaaccgcgatgtttaaaattcgagttaaCGAAatctacgaggtgttgaggcatgcattttcgtatgtgaagttgctttcgTGTATTCTATCCGTAGTCACTGCGGAAAAGACCCTCCAGCTTCTCGTCAGAGACACTTTAAACTAAGCGAATGCAAAGATACccatgacactgcaaccggcagcacggTGGCTTGGTCAatattgtcatttcagttcttccAATGCATGGATAATGCTTTTTTATATTATTTCCTTCATTGGAAAATTAATAATCATTCTATGTCACAATGTGTTATTGAATTACATGATGAAGCAGAGTAGCAGTCTGAAAGACACCCATGCTTCTACTCTTCATTTTCACATTATACGTTTTTTCAGTTGGCGCCATTGgttacattgctgcagatcacagtcgtataaaaatgaagacTTTCATTGTTCTTcatcctttttattttcttcatattcttttttaaacgtgttgcatttcaaaaagcagcaaagtATGCAGAGATAtgtataatctctgttggcttgtgctctttccccccctgaaatttcctagcctgttgtacccgaagattagtaccggaacaccacacaagggcgggtgatcttggatcagtcagggtataatgctgttttgcataatcacagcacagccgACTGATTGCCTCtgtacatgtaactgcaaaatatGGCATCTGATtcagttcatattcacgggCTAGCACTTAACCAgtaggactttatggcttcaTAGCATTTGCCAAGAACGCTGGCTAAAGATTTGCTACAAAAGCAAGACAAAgctactaaacagtgaaatgcaaagtgatacaaattaaattggcagtgtacttgatgagtacttggaGTACTTTGCTTAGTACTCTGTagtttacttgaagtacatttggaattggacactttgtactgtacttgaagtattaATGATGCCGGGTAGTCCGTACTGTATGATACCGATTGGTACCGATGATACCGATTTGCCCATTTATGCCCATTTTGGCCATTTATTTATGGTAGAATTTTGAGGGACTTTACCCATCACTGGTTTTGGCCATGAAAGTGAAAGTACTGATGATTAATGTCATTCTACCAGGAAACGGTTCCAGTCGTGACCTGCCATGAAACAGTTCGTGACGTAGTTTTAGCTGAGGCCAACGAAACAGCCGCACAGCTGTGAAATGCTTACTGGCAACCTTGATGCACATATTTGCCTTCACGTACCAGCGGTGTTAACACGTAAAGGTGCGAGGCGAGCCAGCTGGTGAGGGGTCACAAGGCATGTAATTGCTACAGGTGTGCGTGCTGTAGCACGTTGCGAGAATGTAGGCCGCAGCAAACGCGTGTAGCATTTCCCGTGGGAAACAGTATATATAGGCAGAAATATCGCAGGGATCATAGCACTCAGGGCTTCGTTACTGTCACAGAACTCCACATCCTATCCTGATCAGCATGTGCCCATGCTTTGCGTTGTTGGCTGTTTTGGGTAAGAGATCACTGGTTCAAGAAAATAACCCGTTTCTCATAATGTTCTTCTGTTACGCATTGAATCTTCCAGCCTATTCTACCTGTATGAGGACACTAGGAGAAGCTGCTAAGCTGCAGGCGCCACAAATCACTATCTCCTTTGGGCAACCAAAACATACCGAACAGGAGCCGATGGTTCTGGTAGGCGAAAGTGGCAACGCCACAAGCAACTCTGATGACGCAGCTATACAAGCTGGGACGAACGATACGGTTGTGGGAAGTATAGAGACTTCAACTTCTGCAACAAACGACGAAGTCGCGACTTCCGCCCCAGAAAATAGTCCTCCTGAAGAAGGAGCGTCGGACAGTGGAGGATCCGATGTGCCAGAATGTCCGTGCAAAAACGCTAGTTCTGATACACCACATGTTCAGATAACTATGGGTGAAGATGGAAATTCTATGTCTATTTCTGTGCACAATGTTGGATTGGGACATTTGCCTAGTGTCGGGAACGACTCCTCGCAGAACGAAGAGACAGGTAATGATGAAGCCAGCTCTAACAGTACTGCGAGCACGGTGGAAAAAGGTGATGAAGCGTTAAAGTGGAATGAGACTGGTAGTTCTAGTCCTGAAGGTGAAGCCGACAGTGAAGCGGAAGGTAGTCCAGACAGCGAAGGCGCCTCTGGTGATAGTAAAGGGAAAAGTGAATATCCTACTAGTCCAGACAGCGAAGGCACCTCTGCTGATAGTGAAGCAAACAGTGAAGATTCTAGCAGTACAGACAACGAAGACACATCTGTTGATAGTGAGGAAAAAGGTGAAGATTCTAAGAGTCCAGACAGCGAAGGCACCTCTGCTGATAGTGAAGCAAAAAGCGAAGATTCTAGTAGTCCTGACGGCGAAGGTACCACTGAAATATCTAATAGTTCTCCAGCGAACGAAGGA
It contains:
- the LOC135384002 gene encoding dentin sialophosphoprotein-like — translated: MCPCFALLAVLAYSTCMRTLGEAAKLQAPQITISFGQPKHTEQEPMVLVGESGNATSNSDDAAIQAGTNDTVVGSIETSTSATNDEVATSAPENSPPEEGASDSGGSDVPECPCKNASSDTPHVQITMGEDGNSMSISVHNVGLGHLPSVGNDSSQNEETGNDEASSNSTASTVEKGDEALKWNETGSSSPEGEADSEAEGSPDSEGASGDSKGKSEYPTSPDSEGTSADSEANSEDSSSTDNEDTSVDSEEKGEDSKSPDSEGTSADSEAKSEDSSSPDGEGTTEISNSSPANEGSDKESSSSEGTSSAEAGSTPEGNDNIEPV